A part of Bartonella quintana genomic DNA contains:
- a CDS encoding helix-turn-helix domain-containing protein: MSQKQLGHTLGVSAQQIQKYEAGLNRIAQDV; encoded by the coding sequence ATGTCTCAAAAACAATTAGGGCACACCTTAGGGGTAAGCGCCCAACAAATTCAAAAATATGAAGCAGGATTAAATCGTATAGCACAGGACGTTTAA